A single window of Cherax quadricarinatus isolate ZL_2023a chromosome 10, ASM3850222v1, whole genome shotgun sequence DNA harbors:
- the LOC138852531 gene encoding uncharacterized protein: MVKVRMNGVETIRPINRLLPLEVHMVRLGHEKLGQRLTELSGRTTHRMALKERRQFSHSVNNFSLQKAVQFVPRFNEAEPEQFFESFENQARALRWPEQHWASLVHTALSGKAQEFTSVLNDAEFSDYQVVKTTVLGAYTCIPAKYRKTFKLNRRQLGQSLVDFVRQQTKAFTSWYKASGVSTFEDLVQLILIDNLLESVGPEVRVFLQDRDLTTALEAARLADTFETNRSLSERSRLSFQQSGVSRDRQHWRMKCQPEGERLRHPTKSPGEPRFSTYGPPAERQTTYGASRQQYPERYQPERHHLQRHQGVKGKPVVCFRCNKIGMNLYRCCCSQYERRCKSLQGIVRLS; encoded by the exons atggtgaaggtgagaatgaatggtgtcgagactataagacccatcaacaggcttttgcctctcgaggtccacatGGTGAGACTGGGACATGAGAAGTTAGGCCAGAGGCTGACCGAActgagcggccggacgacccATCGAATGGCGctcaa agaaaggaggcaattttcgcattctgtaaataattttagtttacagaaagcagtacagtttgttccccgcttcaatgaggccgaaccagagcaatttttcgaaagcttcgaaaatcaggctcgagccttgaggtggccggaacagcactgggcatcgttggttcatacagcattatcgggtaaggcacaggaatttacgtcagtattaaatgacgctgaattttctgattatcaagtagtgaagaccacagtgttgggagcatatacgtgtatcccagccaaatatcgtaagaccttcaaattgaacaggcggcagcttggtcaatccctggtggactttgtgagacagcaaaccaaagcttttaccagctggtataaagcaagtggtgtctctacctttgaggatctggtgcagcttattctgattgataacctgctggagtctgtgggaccagaggttcgtgtctttctgcaggatcgtgacttaaccactgcattggaggcggccaggttggctgataccttcgaaacgaaccgctccttgtccgagcggtcccgtctctcttttcaacagtctggcgtgagcagagatcgacaacattggagaatgaagtgccagccggagggagagcgtctacgtcatccaaccaagtcacctggtgagccacgcttctcaacatatggtccccctgcggagaggcaaactacttatggagcatctcgacaacaatatccagagaggtaccagccagaacgacaccacttgcaacgtcatcagggagtaaagggcaagcctgtcgtctgcttcaggtgcaataaa